The Cydia splendana chromosome 2, ilCydSple1.2, whole genome shotgun sequence nucleotide sequence tgtctgtctgtctgtaacctTTGCACACTTATACCGCTCGACcgttttagatgaaatttggtattgaTATTTTAATACCCGTGGTTAGTTTTTGTTCCGAAAATCATCAATGCGGGGATCTGTGAGACGGGAGATGGaaattaacaattaattatgtacctactagaCTGGACGCACGCGACCGGCTGCGCGGCAAGCGGTTGCTGCTGTCGTCCAAAACAGATTCATTGAAATCTATACATTTTGATCGAGTCGCTCGGGGCCGGGCGGTTCGCGTGACTCAATCAAAATGTATAGATTTGATTAAAACTGTTTTGGATTGAAAATGAGTTACCGCTCTTATGCTTAGTGCAGCAGAATGTAAAAATGACCTTGATTTGCCGCTTGCCGCGCGGCGCTCCACATGTGTCCAGTCCACGGCTTAACAGTGTTTTACGATTGTTTTAGATGACATGGCTTCTACATCTGGAAAAAAACGGTCATATAAAGAAGCCTTTCTACAATGGGCTTTTACAAATGTTGTAGATAGGAATATAGAAAAGCCTCAGTGTGTTATTTGTAACAAAGTTCTTTCAGCAGAGAGTATGAAGCCTAGTAAGCTGAAAGAACATTTCGAAAAAGTTCATCAGGAATTCGTAGGTAAAGACATAGATTTTTTCAAGAGAAAAGAGCGTGCTCTAAAGTTTTCTCGGTTAGATTCTGCAGGGAATGTACAAAAAACACATGAATCGCATCTGCAAGCATCTTATCAAATTTCTTACCGCATAGCTTTGAATAAAAAACCGCACACTATAGGAGAGGATCTCATCAAGCCTTGTATATGTGATGCTGTGTCGCTTGTCATTGGTGAGCAACATTTGCCCAAGATTAAACAGATATCACTCTCCGATAGTACCGTTCAAAGTCGTATTTTAGAGATGAGTAACGACATTTTGGGGACTGTTACTTCTGAAATAAAAGGAAGTTCTATGTTTGCGCTGCAATTGGATGAGTCAACCGATGTAGCTTCGTGTTCGCAATTATTAGCATTTGCTCGTTACATGAAGGACGATAATATGAAAGAGGAATACTTATTCTGCAAGCCATTGACCACCACTTCTCGCGGCGAAGACGTATTCTTAACCCTAAAACAGTTTATGGAAGAAAACGGACTCGACTGGTTAAAGCTAGTTGGCGTCTGTACAGACGGAGCGCCTTCTATGATGGGCATTCGTTCTGGTTTTCAAGCGCTCGTGAAACAACTTGCTCCTCAAATTTTATCGTATCATTGTCTGATCCACCGTTACGCTTTGGCTGTTAAGACGCTGCCTACGGATTTATTAAATACGCTAAATGCCGTAGTAAAAATAGTCAATCACATTCGTGGCAGCGCTACGAATTCTAGATTATTCAAAGTGTTATGTGATGAAGTTGGTGCTAAATTTAAATCTCTTTTGTACCATACAGAGGTACGCTGGTTATCGAGAGGCAAAGTTTTAAACCGGGTTTATGAGCTTCGTGAAGAAATTGGACAGTTTTTGGAAAACCAGAGAACACAAAAAGAAACTGagttttattcgaaaattaagGATAAAACATTTGTTCAAATGTTAGCGTATCTTGCTGATTTTTTCAGTGAAATCAATAGCCTGAATATCTCATTGCAAGGAAACATGACGAATATATTAATAGCGCAGGATAAAATTGCAAGTTTTTTACGTAAATTGGAACTTTACAAACGGAGAGTTCAGGTTGGCGATTTGTCAATGTTTACACAACTTTGTGAAGCCCTGGAAAATACCAAAGATGAGAAAATCACGTTTGAAAGTTCCGTGGTTGAGCATTTATCGTCAGTAATAAGCTCACTTCAACAATATTTTCCGGACATCGAGAATCGCCAATCCAATTGCTGGATGTTAAGACCATTTTCTACGGATGAGAATATTTTTAAAGATGAAGATGTGTCCGCCAAAGTAGAATTCCTCGGACTACGTGAGGATTCGACTTTAAAAGTAGAATTCCAAAATTATGAACTCTGTACTTTTTGGCAAAAAGCAAGTGCTGAATACCCGATTATAGCAGAGAGAGCTCTAAAAATGTTGGTACCGTTTGCTACTACATACAGGTGTGAGAGTGGTTTCTCAACGTTGGTGGTACTAAAAACAAAGGCTAGAAATCGCCTCAACGTGGAATATGATTTAAGATGCGCCTTAAGTGAAACAAAGCCTGATATTCCAAAACTTGTTAATGCGAAGCAGTGCCAACCTTCGCATTAAAAATCGTACATTCATATGCTTTTACGCATGAATTAATGATGAAAAGAATACATAGTTAGATGTAATGTGTTTCTAAGAACACAGTCAATATTTATGTGCAATTAGTTGTTTGGTAAAGTTAATAGTTATATATGTGACATTTCAgttaatgttaaataaaattagtacctaatataacaatataacaaacgtacacgttttattttttattaccattgagaggaggggtaaaatcaggttccctagttagCCATAGGGGTGACAGGACTGAAAAGGTTAAGAACCACTGATTTAGGTACTTTTTATAATGGATAAAATATTTGTTACTGCGTGTGTTTTAAGTGTTTTTTGGTTTAATACAAGTGGGAGTCTAGGTGAGTACCTGAGGTACATAAGTTTAATGCCGAAGAGTATAAACCTATATGTATACTTATGCAGTAATAACCGCTGTTTTggaaaaatatagaaaaaagttattaatggtACCAAACATGAGATCTATACTTCTCGATATTTCTAAACAATATGTTCtgaacaataaataattattattatttcgccCCAGTGAAGCCCTTACTGTTGATTTCATTGCAATTCTTGCAGCCTTTAATACTAAAATTTTgagaaatatataatttttcatAGTAGTGGCATTAATTTTGTGcattcaatattaatttcttGTCAATTTAGCATGTTCAATCAAGAACATTCTGTGAATCGTAAATGAATGATGTAGGTTCTCATTTCTGTTTCCAATTTCAAACCTGATACACTGTGGGACAATAAAACTTTCAGTCATAAAACGGTCGGCGTGCAAAGAAGACGAGACGTTCGTGGAATGTGCGCATTGCGGCCCCGGGAGCTGCGAGGAGCTCGGCCGGCCCAAACCGTGCACGGGCAGTACCGGTTTATGCAGGCCGGAATGCGTGTGCATGGATGGCCACGTGAGAGACGCGAACGGCGACTGCATATTGAAGAGCCAGTGTCGTAAGTTACCTCATCTTTATTGTGTTTCTACTAGACGCTGTTAATACCTATGTGCCAAATTTTGACTTATTTGCTCATTATTTACTGGTCGCTCAACATTGCTTTATATctcatacaataaataaaaaacacattCATCCAAAAATAGCAAACTGGccggtttttgttttatttggttgtaacaaaataaggttatttttttctttggtaAGGTCATTTCATAGATTTATGTTTAGTATGACAGAATTGCTTCATTTTGAGCGACCTCTAAATAATATTTGATTGTTCTCAAAATTggtttacataatttttatacatttatgaCCAAAAAGAACCATGTGGATACCACTATAATTAGTCTACTTACTTACTGTAAGTTTAGTTTTCGGGTTAAATTAATTGACTTGTACATTATTTCCCAATAAAATGCCATATTTATTGTGTTTAGTTGCatttagttaaatatttaaataaatacactaTCGTACAGtatgaaataagaaaaaaaaaatttgactgttatatttttttaacaaacatatgtaaggtcaatgtggctaattccgtcatagggactattccgtctacgagcgtatatttctttgattttcaatcgtagggaaaaatagttattattttgttttacaagggggcaaagttgttgtttaaccgctagTGCTAATATTGGTGTGGTTTTGTTTGGTTTCTTACAGTTACTcgtaatattttcttcgggttggtgtggtgaaaacttcaattttggaatctttcgcttgctcgggtttcaaagcacgatggttaaataaaatttgcccccgaatgaagcaaaaaaattttcaccacaccaacccgaagaaaatattaactgtaagaaATCAAACATTaaccaaaccaaatcaaatgcaaatgaatgttattaaatatttaacattcaaaatcatcattaaaAAGTCAGTTCTACCAGCaaaaaggaaacaactcaaaatttgcatttgattattttgtgaataaaatgcaactttgctatcagtttttgaacaataaagaaagcctttaccagttggtgtggtgaaaaaaccatttgcttttgattgctgaaactaataGGCCCAGCAATAAGAAGGTGTAGGGGGAAAGGCTAGGAActcaatttttgactccgtaactttgtttggactagttaggagaTGAACATAGTCAGTATCAAAAGTCCCCAGTCATTGCCTTTGAGCCCCGGGGGTGAGGGGGGTAAgaaggtcccatttttcggtttttttattatatctcggaaaccaTGCATcttagcgacatggccacttatacaaaagtTTTTCgttgttattatttactttacttttactaTTATTAAGCTTATCTAATTACAGCTGATTGCGGAGGGGACAGAAACGCGACATCTGGTTGTGGCGACCACTGCGGCAGATCCTGTTCGGACTACACCGACACCAACAAAACTTGCTTCAGCAGCTGCCAGTACAACCGGTGTGACTGCAAAGAAGGCTTCGTGTTCCATGACTCTTTGGGCGTATGCGTGTTGCCTGAAGATTGTTAGATATTTGCAATTAACGTTAGTAATATACCTTTATATATAAGCAATTAATGTTTGTTTGGTTTATTAATAGCAAGTAAATTTTAACCTTTAAAACTAGTTTTGGCAGCAGGTAGACCATTTAGGAACtgttttaaagaaataaaaaaaaaacatttctaaGAAAAATCAAAAtgctttgtttacttttttaaacGTAGGCTCAACGTTTATTCCACTACTTTGTCTTAACGActgtcataattattataaaaaaataaaatattccaaCTCAAAGCGTTTGAATACTATctactaaataatacaaaatcatTTGCAGCCTACTGAAACACCTAACATCAGGTCAATTTCACGCTAAGAGTTCCGTGCAAAAAACTGTTAAATAGCTCTTAAGTAACAGAGAAGTGCACTTTGCCGTTTTTAGCGTTTTTACTAAATGGTCACTTCATTTTGAGCTCTTGTTCGAACTTTCCGTGTTTGTATTGCAACCTTATCTGCATTTAAAAGCGCTGCTATCGCTTTGCCCGGAACGTTGCTTGATTAAAGTGTTTCTAGTAATGTTTTTCGATTGCTCAAATGGACTTTGTCATATGCAAGTACactaagtacagtcagctgcagagaaaagtgcCCCCCTGCGTAGAAGTTTGAATGCAAAGGAGTAGCCGAAAGCGAATAGTATTTACTGACTGTAAGTTTGTAGGTACATGCATAACAAAGACAGCTTCTATCAAATCGATACTCTATTATTGCCGTCTCGATTTATTAACAGAAATGTTAACTGTCATGCTTTATAAAGAatgtatatattaaattaaaccaTGTTCACACTGAATCTTGAAAGGCAGACACGGCAAACCTGATAATGAACTGACACGACCTATTAGAATATCGAACCATATATAAACCGCTAGGATAATTCTGTTACTCACTGTAACTTCTTAACTATAGGTATAAACTTTATCTTAACGAACAATCAGAGAAAGGAAGAGACATGTATAAGAAAAGTTACTGTGAACACGCAAACCATTAGCCCAGAACAAGTAAGGAACAGTAGTAGCAAAGACAATACTAAATAAAGTCGGGAGTATTTTTGCCAAGAGGAAGTTTAGTTCAAAAAATGACTAAAATGAAGGAACGAGGAAAACGTAAAATCTTAATACATATGAGGAAGGACAGGAAAGCTTATTGAAGATGGCACTTTTGACGACAATCTTTTTCCTCATACGAAATTTTATACCCGGGCAAAGCGGTTAAACACTGCCTctgtttatgaataaatttaaCAATCACATGCACAGTCAAACTGTACTTTTCCCATAATAAAATCGATTAGTGTCCAGTGAGTGTCCAGATCCACAAGATTAATAAAAGAAGAAATATTTTACTTGTGATATTAAAACGATGCAAGTTGCACAATATTGTTGTTGTATTGTTGTTTTACGGTAACATATTATAGGTTCTCAACTTATACTCGTATCAGGACTTTTCTTTGTCTAACCTACTGATTGTTTATTCATTTAGCGCAAAACCGCAAACACGAATAACCAAAGTCAATTAGAGGGAGAAGAATAACATTTTCCTTTACCAATTATCTCGTTGGGAAGTACGGTTCGATCGACAGTCAATAGCgaaagagagagaga carries:
- the LOC134805394 gene encoding venom peptide BmKAPI-like; its protein translation is MDKIFVTACVLSVFWFNTSGSLVIKRSACKEDETFVECAHCGPGSCEELGRPKPCTGSTGLCRPECVCMDGHVRDANGDCILKSQCPDCGGDRNATSGCGDHCGRSCSDYTDTNKTCFSSCQYNRCDCKEGFVFHDSLGVCVLPEDC